Proteins from a genomic interval of Stenotrophomonas sp. 24(2023):
- a CDS encoding ATP-binding cassette domain-containing protein — translation MTAAFLTLDRVSFRLADGRPLFSELFFTFEPIATGLVGANGVGKSVLARLLAGQLAPSSGSVRGGGRVHLLPALGAHPSGSIGALAGVGPVLAALARIEAGSVDARDYATVGDHWDLRERLQQRWQALGLPDDLHPAQPAARLSGGQAMQVALSGAWASGADWLLLDEPSNHLDARHRAQLHDQLQQWNGGLLVISHDRALLEQMAQIVELDAQGLHRYGGPWSHYAQVRQTEREAAAAQLDHARAQHRQQQRNAREQHERQQQRQARGERSARTANQAPILLGGQKQRAEASHGRAQQIQAERLQASATRVREAAAGVEAPVALAMFAPPASHSTQRLLVAQDVVLPHGHPAPISLEIRRGERIAVVGDNGTGKSTLLRVLAGEQAPRSGSVQRLAPVALLDQQLRGLGPTQSILDAVQAANPGADAGELRTRLALLGLDAQRITRASHTLSDGERLKGALAAVLYADPAPAVLLLDEPGNALDIAALQALEAMLADYPGSVVLVSHDAHLQAALRPTQVVAL, via the coding sequence ATGACCGCTGCTTTCCTCACGCTTGACCGCGTGTCCTTCCGGCTGGCCGATGGCCGCCCGTTGTTTTCCGAACTGTTCTTCACCTTCGAACCGATCGCCACCGGGCTGGTCGGTGCCAATGGCGTGGGCAAGAGCGTGCTGGCCCGCCTGCTGGCCGGGCAGCTGGCGCCCAGCAGCGGCAGCGTGCGCGGCGGTGGCCGCGTGCACCTGCTGCCCGCACTGGGTGCCCACCCCAGCGGCAGCATCGGCGCGCTGGCCGGCGTCGGCCCGGTGCTGGCGGCGTTGGCGCGCATCGAAGCGGGCAGCGTCGATGCGCGCGACTACGCCACCGTGGGCGACCACTGGGACCTGCGCGAACGCCTGCAACAGCGCTGGCAGGCGCTGGGCCTGCCCGACGATCTGCACCCGGCACAACCCGCCGCACGCCTGAGCGGTGGCCAGGCCATGCAGGTCGCCCTGTCCGGCGCCTGGGCCAGTGGCGCCGACTGGCTGCTGCTGGACGAACCGAGCAACCACCTCGACGCCCGTCACCGCGCGCAGCTGCATGACCAGCTGCAGCAATGGAACGGTGGCCTGCTGGTGATCAGCCATGACCGTGCCCTGCTGGAGCAGATGGCACAGATTGTCGAACTGGATGCGCAGGGCCTGCACCGCTATGGCGGCCCGTGGTCGCACTACGCGCAGGTGCGCCAGACCGAACGCGAGGCGGCCGCGGCGCAGCTCGACCACGCCCGTGCCCAGCACCGGCAACAGCAGCGCAACGCGCGCGAACAGCACGAACGCCAGCAGCAGCGCCAGGCGCGCGGCGAGCGCAGCGCACGCACCGCCAACCAGGCGCCGATCCTGCTGGGCGGACAGAAACAACGCGCCGAAGCCAGCCATGGTCGCGCACAGCAGATCCAGGCCGAGCGCCTGCAGGCCAGCGCCACGCGCGTGCGCGAGGCCGCTGCCGGCGTCGAGGCCCCCGTCGCGCTGGCGATGTTCGCTCCGCCTGCCAGTCACAGCACGCAACGGCTGCTGGTCGCGCAGGACGTGGTGCTGCCGCATGGCCACCCGGCGCCGATCAGCCTGGAAATCCGTCGCGGTGAACGCATCGCCGTGGTGGGCGACAACGGCACCGGCAAATCCACCCTGCTGCGCGTACTGGCCGGCGAACAGGCACCGCGCAGCGGCAGCGTGCAGCGGCTGGCACCGGTGGCCCTGCTCGACCAGCAGCTGCGGGGGCTGGGGCCCACCCAATCCATCCTGGATGCCGTGCAGGCGGCGAACCCCGGCGCCGATGCCGGTGAACTGCGCACGCGGCTGGCACTGCTGGGCCTGGATGCCCAGCGCATCACCCGCGCCAGCCACACCCTGAGCGACGGCGAACGGCTGAAAGGCGCGCTGGCCGCCGTGCTGTATGCCGATCCTGCGCCAGCGGTACTGCTGCTGGATGAGCCGGGCAACGCACTGGACATCGCCGCGCTGCAGGCACTGGAAGCCATGCTAGCGGACTACCCCGGCAGCGTGGTGCTGGTCAGCCATGACGCGCACCTGCAGGCGGCGCTGCGGCCCACGCAGGTGGTGGCGTTGTAG
- the dmeF gene encoding CDF family Co(II)/Ni(II) efflux transporter DmeF — protein MYLDSLADARRHHHRFDDGNPLAERSTRRAFWLTAAMMIVEIIGGWWFNSMAVLADGWHMSSHALALGLSVFAYRCARHYAGDARFAFGTWKIEILAGYTSAIALLGVAALMVVQSLQRLWEPAAIHYNEAIAIGAVGLVVNLVCAWWLHDSPGHAHQHGHGHGHDHGHAHDHHGHAHDDHNAAHGHGHDLNLRSAYVHVLADAATSVLAIVALLGGKLFGIAWLDPVMGLVGAVLVAAWAFSLLRDTGRILLDAQMDAPVVAEVREAIEQGPWQARLSDLHVWQVGRGKFAVSASVVTDDAGLDADAIRRALAIHEELVHVTVEVHRA, from the coding sequence ATGTACCTGGATTCCCTCGCCGATGCCCGCCGCCACCATCACCGCTTCGATGATGGCAACCCGCTGGCCGAACGCAGCACCCGCCGCGCCTTCTGGCTGACCGCCGCGATGATGATCGTGGAGATCATCGGCGGCTGGTGGTTCAACTCGATGGCAGTGCTGGCCGATGGCTGGCACATGAGTTCGCATGCCCTGGCCCTGGGCCTGTCCGTGTTCGCCTACCGCTGCGCGCGCCACTATGCCGGCGATGCGCGCTTTGCCTTCGGCACCTGGAAGATCGAGATCCTGGCCGGCTATACCAGCGCCATCGCGCTGCTGGGCGTGGCCGCGCTGATGGTGGTGCAGTCGCTGCAGCGGCTGTGGGAACCGGCCGCCATCCACTACAACGAAGCCATCGCCATCGGTGCGGTGGGCCTGGTGGTGAACCTGGTCTGCGCCTGGTGGCTGCACGACAGCCCGGGCCATGCGCACCAGCATGGGCATGGGCATGGGCACGATCATGGCCATGCGCACGATCATCACGGCCACGCCCACGATGACCACAATGCAGCACACGGGCACGGCCACGATCTCAACCTGCGCTCGGCCTACGTGCATGTGCTGGCCGATGCGGCCACCTCGGTGCTGGCCATCGTCGCCCTGCTGGGCGGCAAGCTGTTCGGCATCGCCTGGCTGGACCCGGTGATGGGCCTGGTCGGCGCGGTGCTGGTGGCGGCCTGGGCCTTCAGCCTGCTGCGCGACACCGGCCGCATCCTGCTTGACGCCCAGATGGATGCCCCGGTGGTGGCCGAGGTCCGCGAGGCCATCGAGCAGGGCCCGTGGCAGGCCCGCCTGTCCGACCTGCACGTCTGGCAGGTGGGGCGCGGCAAGTTCGCGGTGTCGGCCAGCGTGGTCACCGACGATGCCGGGCTGGATGCCGATGCCATCCGCCGGGCACTGGCCATCCACGAGGAGCTGGTGCACGTCACCGTGGAAGTCCACCGGGCCTGA
- a CDS encoding PAAR domain-containing protein yields the protein MTRIVIVVGDRTTGGGEVLTGSPDTDINGMAIARVGDKASCPKHGGFFAIVTGDATFLIDGQPLARHGDSLACGCRLLANRQHTVSVASGGSGRPLAASAIATAAASSAGLVATGTAPCKPAVAQPQKQDILLHYHYGDLDRTPVRGVGYQLMLPDDRVVTGQLDDAGRARIPEVTIGPMQTVQVLFQPDVSDEDDAAILAARARLKAALDAIVAQTRIDMASEWRQWDEAGPIKRWGLQRGNQVLGAGQGAWDYVVGTVETAVDLAVLMYRTDREIKAWTGLVLTGDRDGMDRRIATLRAAGIKVMEAASESKELFNLLIEDPAITQLLPAFGLAWWEAVPPDEQDNLKARFGGQIMMDVVVSILLAAVTVELGGAGGFGYAAAKAGNTATRIGKRLLHLMEGVEDAFKGLGKALRHGKRRQADGNRRPDGNHTVETKRLPKRMPRKALPCFSPQKLPASKYPEMDRQLKGQEQGLNDMSVEDYLSAREAFDPKNRNRTAARQAREDFRDKLQNEKFNELKRSFSAREAKRLADAYADETMKTLNALHNPDLVAGGKDIIADFGDGEVNHTIGRQWRQAKKDQTARIQDLDAAARQVPASERRTTKMNGGLERCR from the coding sequence ATGACGCGGATCGTGATCGTCGTTGGCGACCGCACTACCGGCGGCGGCGAGGTGCTGACCGGTTCACCGGATACCGATATCAACGGCATGGCCATCGCCCGCGTAGGCGACAAGGCCAGCTGCCCGAAACATGGCGGCTTCTTCGCCATCGTCACCGGCGATGCCACCTTCCTGATCGATGGCCAGCCCCTGGCCCGCCATGGCGATTCGCTGGCGTGCGGGTGCCGTCTGTTGGCCAACCGGCAACATACGGTCTCGGTGGCATCGGGCGGCAGCGGTAGGCCCTTGGCTGCATCTGCAATTGCAACTGCCGCGGCATCGTCCGCCGGGCTTGTCGCCACCGGCACCGCCCCATGCAAGCCAGCGGTAGCGCAGCCACAGAAGCAGGACATCCTGCTGCACTACCACTACGGCGATCTCGACCGTACGCCGGTGCGTGGTGTGGGCTATCAGCTGATGCTGCCCGACGACCGGGTGGTGACCGGTCAGCTGGATGATGCAGGGCGCGCACGCATCCCTGAAGTAACCATCGGACCGATGCAGACGGTCCAGGTGCTGTTCCAGCCCGATGTGAGCGACGAAGACGACGCGGCCATCCTGGCAGCGCGTGCGCGGCTCAAGGCTGCTTTGGATGCCATCGTGGCCCAGACCCGCATCGACATGGCATCGGAGTGGCGGCAGTGGGACGAGGCCGGCCCGATCAAGCGCTGGGGTCTGCAGCGCGGCAATCAGGTGCTAGGCGCTGGGCAGGGGGCCTGGGACTACGTGGTGGGCACGGTAGAGACCGCCGTGGACCTGGCCGTGCTGATGTACAGGACCGACCGCGAGATCAAGGCGTGGACCGGCCTGGTGCTCACGGGCGACCGGGATGGAATGGATCGCAGGATCGCCACCCTGCGCGCGGCCGGCATCAAGGTGATGGAAGCGGCCAGCGAGAGCAAAGAGCTGTTCAACCTGCTCATCGAAGACCCCGCCATCACCCAGCTGCTACCCGCGTTTGGCCTGGCCTGGTGGGAAGCGGTGCCGCCGGATGAGCAGGACAATCTGAAAGCCCGTTTCGGCGGGCAGATCATGATGGATGTGGTGGTGTCCATCCTGCTGGCGGCGGTGACGGTCGAGCTGGGGGGCGCAGGTGGGTTTGGGTATGCGGCGGCCAAGGCGGGCAACACCGCCACGCGCATCGGTAAACGGCTTCTGCATCTGATGGAAGGTGTGGAGGATGCCTTCAAGGGCCTGGGCAAGGCGCTGCGCCATGGCAAGCGACGGCAGGCCGATGGCAACCGAAGGCCCGATGGCAACCACACCGTGGAAACCAAGCGGCTCCCCAAGCGCATGCCCCGTAAAGCGCTACCCTGTTTCAGTCCGCAAAAGCTGCCCGCATCGAAGTACCCGGAGATGGACCGGCAACTGAAGGGGCAGGAACAGGGGCTCAACGATATGAGCGTGGAGGATTACCTCAGTGCCCGTGAGGCATTTGATCCGAAGAACCGCAATAGAACGGCCGCCAGGCAGGCAAGAGAGGACTTCAGAGACAAACTCCAGAATGAAAAATTCAATGAGTTGAAGCGAAGTTTCTCTGCAAGAGAAGCAAAGCGTTTAGCGGATGCGTATGCCGATGAAACGATGAAGACCTTGAACGCCTTGCACAATCCCGACCTTGTGGCAGGCGGCAAGGACATCATCGCCGACTTCGGCGATGGCGAGGTCAACCACACCATCGGTCGTCAATGGCGTCAGGCAAAGAAGGACCAGACCGCGCGTATCCAGGACCTGGATGCAGCGGCACGACAGGTGCCGGCAAGCGAGCGACGCACCACAAAGATGAACGGAGGATTGGAGCGCTGCAGATGA
- a CDS encoding retropepsin-like aspartic protease yields MKAGMFIALCLALAAPAAAATRNVVAQDSNGITLAVLRGDAPALQRIGKSESVARLAGRAGYYRVRGDIAQSNRWADACIADAAVLAEKNHGTLYLCRSLRAGNRLIEGDVAGWATDMLQVRALYQHHVAPQLQPGEGVHALTEPAFARFSHWPTSTTLQAPVTAGTRLAVSDRAGVPVARGTLRDGRDGTRRAIESDFIVDTGATHSHLSRQAAQAMGLAVTEGFAVEDAGTGHPVRIGLATPLDLEFNGIHFKDVAFTVTDTMPVNLIGLDLLRRLGPFVLRGGQLETLAALPAACQSPLSVTSGLWGEQYSLRLPMRIGKRDERVLLDTGSNGVLEASGISLAGYPPQALVQTQRLTVHGMQPVRHAEATSPVTFNGITATLPTRVNDQPARVFPVAWTLGYGLHDRYDYYLDVANARGCLLPVPPPG; encoded by the coding sequence ATGAAGGCAGGGATGTTCATCGCGCTGTGCCTGGCGCTGGCCGCGCCTGCAGCGGCCGCCACGCGCAACGTCGTCGCACAGGACAGCAACGGCATCACGCTGGCCGTGCTGCGCGGCGATGCGCCCGCCCTGCAGCGCATCGGCAAGAGCGAATCGGTCGCCAGGCTGGCGGGCCGCGCGGGCTATTACCGGGTGCGTGGGGATATCGCCCAGTCCAACCGCTGGGCCGACGCCTGCATTGCCGATGCAGCCGTGCTGGCCGAAAAGAACCACGGCACCCTGTACCTGTGCCGCAGCCTGCGCGCCGGCAACCGGCTGATCGAGGGCGATGTAGCGGGCTGGGCCACGGACATGCTGCAGGTGCGTGCGCTGTACCAACACCACGTGGCGCCGCAGCTGCAACCTGGCGAAGGCGTGCATGCGCTTACCGAACCGGCCTTCGCGCGGTTCAGCCACTGGCCCACATCCACCACGTTGCAGGCACCGGTAACGGCCGGCACGCGGCTGGCCGTGTCCGACCGCGCGGGCGTGCCGGTGGCCCGGGGCACCCTGCGCGATGGCCGCGACGGCACCCGGCGCGCCATCGAATCGGATTTCATCGTCGATACCGGTGCCACGCACTCCCACCTCAGCCGCCAGGCCGCTCAGGCGATGGGCCTGGCCGTCACCGAAGGCTTCGCGGTGGAAGACGCCGGCACCGGACACCCGGTACGGATCGGCCTGGCCACCCCACTGGATCTGGAATTCAACGGCATCCACTTCAAGGACGTGGCCTTCACCGTGACCGATACGATGCCGGTCAACCTGATCGGGCTGGACCTGCTGCGGCGCCTGGGGCCCTTCGTGCTGCGCGGCGGCCAGCTGGAAACACTGGCGGCCCTGCCGGCGGCCTGCCAGTCGCCACTGAGCGTGACCTCCGGCCTGTGGGGCGAGCAGTATTCATTGCGCCTGCCCATGCGCATCGGAAAGCGCGATGAGCGCGTGCTGCTGGATACCGGTTCCAATGGGGTGCTGGAAGCCTCCGGCATCAGCCTGGCCGGCTACCCACCGCAGGCGCTGGTGCAGACCCAGCGGCTGACCGTGCATGGCATGCAGCCGGTACGCCACGCCGAGGCCACCTCGCCGGTCACCTTCAATGGCATCACCGCCACGCTGCCCACGCGCGTGAACGACCAGCCCGCCCGCGTGTTCCCCGTGGCATGGACACTGGGCTATGGCCTGCATGACCGCTACGACTACTACCTGGACGTGGCCAACGCCCGCGGTTGCCTGCTGCCCGTCCCCCCGCCCGGATGA
- a CDS encoding GAD-like domain-containing protein produces MIKMVDEDFELFYSDEGFGPAVDARPVPPSTLQHYRGKVPDKLLEYWQAYGFAGYGEGRFWMTDPDDYAEVLNAWLYGTEFHGQDDYYVIGRKAFGDLTLWGTKTGRSLTINCPWAMIFPTDQSRWMNAGEEDLLISGWLAVMTLNRVDQTDDKDVPLFDRAVKLLGPLAHDEMYGFVPALAMGGPCRLDHLKKVKAAEHLMFLAQLGERRIMVDIVKEAKNRGR; encoded by the coding sequence ATGATAAAGATGGTTGATGAGGACTTCGAACTCTTCTACTCAGACGAGGGTTTTGGGCCGGCGGTTGATGCCCGGCCCGTGCCTCCGTCAACGCTGCAGCACTACCGGGGAAAGGTTCCCGACAAGCTGCTGGAATACTGGCAGGCCTACGGCTTCGCAGGCTACGGCGAGGGACGATTCTGGATGACCGATCCGGACGACTACGCTGAGGTGCTCAACGCCTGGCTCTACGGAACCGAGTTCCATGGACAAGACGACTACTACGTTATCGGGCGCAAGGCGTTCGGGGACTTGACCCTATGGGGAACCAAGACCGGTCGCAGCCTGACCATCAATTGCCCATGGGCAATGATCTTTCCAACGGATCAATCCCGCTGGATGAACGCAGGCGAAGAAGACTTGCTGATTTCAGGTTGGTTGGCTGTCATGACGTTGAACAGGGTCGATCAGACCGACGACAAGGATGTCCCCCTCTTTGACCGCGCCGTGAAACTGCTGGGCCCGCTGGCCCACGACGAGATGTATGGCTTCGTCCCGGCACTGGCCATGGGCGGGCCGTGCCGCCTGGATCACCTGAAGAAGGTCAAAGCGGCCGAACACCTGATGTTCCTCGCCCAGCTTGGAGAGCGCAGGATCATGGTGGACATCGTGAAGGAAGCAAAGAACCGTGGGCGTTGA
- a CDS encoding polysaccharide deacetylase family protein: MRSLLRALPLLLLSLAVHAAGPDRRIAVTIDDLPWARVDKITPPDLQARHQALQQQLRRAGVPVIGFVNESKLEVDGQVRPERVQMLRDWLDAGYELGNHTYSHMDLNAQGVAAFQQDFLRGEQQLRPLLAERGQVPRYMRHPYLRAGRTPEDRALMDTFYAVHGYRIAPVTVDNGEWVWAFAYANVMNEQPAGPAREAVLERLRKGYVPYMLNKVDYYEQQSQVLLGYALPQVWLMHANELNAATFAELVAATKRRGYRFISLDEALRDPAYARGSEGYNGRFGPSWLHRWAMAEKKPKEFYAGEPTVPAWVMQLAKVESE, encoded by the coding sequence ATGCGATCACTGCTGCGCGCGTTGCCATTGTTGCTGCTTTCCTTGGCCGTTCATGCGGCCGGGCCCGACCGCCGTATTGCTGTCACCATCGATGATCTGCCGTGGGCACGGGTGGACAAGATCACCCCGCCTGACCTGCAGGCGCGCCACCAGGCACTGCAGCAGCAGTTGCGCCGGGCCGGCGTGCCGGTGATCGGCTTCGTCAACGAGAGCAAGCTGGAAGTGGACGGCCAGGTGCGCCCGGAGCGCGTGCAGATGCTGCGCGACTGGCTGGACGCGGGGTACGAGCTGGGCAACCACACCTATTCGCACATGGACCTCAATGCGCAGGGCGTGGCGGCGTTCCAGCAGGATTTCCTGCGTGGCGAACAGCAACTGCGCCCGCTGCTGGCCGAGCGCGGGCAGGTGCCCCGCTACATGCGCCACCCCTACCTGCGCGCTGGCAGGACGCCCGAAGACCGCGCGCTGATGGATACGTTCTACGCCGTGCATGGCTACCGCATCGCGCCGGTGACGGTGGACAACGGCGAGTGGGTCTGGGCGTTCGCCTATGCCAACGTGATGAACGAGCAGCCGGCCGGTCCCGCGCGCGAGGCGGTGCTGGAGCGGCTGCGCAAGGGCTATGTGCCGTACATGCTGAACAAGGTGGATTACTACGAGCAGCAGTCACAGGTGCTGCTGGGCTATGCGTTGCCGCAGGTGTGGCTGATGCATGCCAATGAACTCAATGCCGCCACGTTTGCTGAACTGGTGGCGGCCACGAAGCGCCGGGGCTACCGCTTCATTTCGCTGGATGAAGCGCTGCGCGACCCGGCGTATGCGCGCGGCAGCGAAGGCTACAACGGGCGCTTCGGCCCCAGCTGGCTGCACCGCTGGGCGATGGCCGAGAAGAAGCCGAAGGAATTCTATGCCGGTGAGCCGACCGTGCCGGCGTGGGTGATGCAGCTGGCGAAGGTGGAGTCGGAGTGA
- a CDS encoding alpha/beta hydrolase, translating into MTAPRVRLHVEDSGGTGRPVILIHGWPLSAQAWQPQVPILRDAGYRVIAYDRRGFGRSDKPADGYDYDTLAADVAGIIDDLDLKDVTLVGFSMGGGEVARYVANHGEERLHSVVFAAAVPPYLLTSPDNPDGPLPQNKADQMREGLEKDREAFFDGFINDFFSANGQLKVTEAQRKEAIALCHQSDQTAALGCMKAFATTDFRADLKKVTVPTLVLHGDSDATVPFEGSGKRTHAAIAGSELVLLKDAPHGCNASDADAFNLALLDFLKR; encoded by the coding sequence ATGACCGCTCCCCGCGTTCGTTTGCACGTAGAAGACTCCGGCGGCACCGGTCGCCCGGTCATCCTCATCCATGGCTGGCCGCTGTCGGCGCAGGCGTGGCAACCGCAGGTGCCCATACTGCGCGATGCCGGCTACCGGGTGATCGCCTACGACCGCCGTGGTTTCGGCCGTTCGGACAAGCCCGCCGATGGCTATGACTACGACACGCTGGCGGCGGACGTGGCCGGGATCATCGACGACCTGGACCTGAAGGACGTCACCCTCGTGGGCTTTTCGATGGGCGGCGGTGAAGTGGCGCGCTACGTGGCCAACCATGGCGAAGAGCGCCTGCACAGTGTGGTCTTCGCTGCGGCGGTACCCCCGTATCTGCTGACGTCGCCCGACAACCCTGATGGCCCGCTGCCGCAGAACAAGGCTGACCAGATGCGCGAAGGTCTGGAAAAGGACCGCGAGGCGTTCTTCGATGGCTTCATCAACGATTTCTTCAGTGCCAACGGCCAGCTGAAGGTGACCGAGGCGCAGCGCAAGGAGGCCATCGCGCTGTGCCACCAGTCGGACCAGACGGCGGCGCTGGGGTGCATGAAGGCCTTTGCCACTACCGATTTCCGCGCCGACCTGAAAAAAGTGACCGTGCCCACGCTGGTGCTGCACGGTGACAGTGACGCGACCGTGCCATTTGAGGGCTCGGGCAAGCGCACGCACGCGGCCATCGCCGGCAGTGAGCTTGTGCTGCTGAAGGATGCGCCACATGGCTGCAATGCCAGTGATGCCGATGCGTTCAATCTGGCGCTGCTGGACTTCCTGAAGCGCTAA
- a CDS encoding GTP-binding protein, whose product MNTFAPADTRLPVTVLSGFLGAGKTTLLNQILRNREGRRVAVIVNDMSEVNIDAQLVRDGGAELRRTEETLVEFSNGCICCTLRDDLLQEVRRLAESGRYDYLLIESTGIGEPMPVAATFAVRDEAGFSLSDIARLDTLVTVVDGSAFLADFGSTLRLAERGQQAGPEDDRGVVDLLCEQVEFADVIVVSKCDLADEQTLQDTLAVLRGLNRDARLLLAEQGQVPLHELLDTGRFDYERAQQAPGWVKELRGEHTPETEEYGITSFVYRARRPFHPLRFSRALQGGLNGVIRSKGWFWLANRMDWVGELNAVGAATRTQAAGFWYAARERVRAGLEDTTPLLPPTPVPYSDLGWARQQAQCWSAPLPTPEEYGQQGGYGTLAQLWHPLWGDRRQELVVIGVHMDEASVRGELDACLLNDIEMRAGPLLWQQLPQAFPVWKRGQSAG is encoded by the coding sequence ATGAACACGTTTGCCCCTGCCGATACCCGCCTGCCCGTCACTGTCCTGTCCGGTTTCCTGGGCGCGGGCAAGACCACCCTGTTGAACCAGATCCTGCGCAACCGCGAGGGCCGCCGCGTGGCGGTGATCGTCAACGACATGAGCGAGGTCAACATCGACGCGCAGCTGGTGCGCGATGGCGGCGCCGAACTGCGCCGCACCGAAGAAACGCTGGTGGAATTCAGCAACGGCTGCATCTGCTGCACGCTGCGCGATGACCTGCTGCAGGAAGTGCGGCGGCTGGCTGAAAGTGGCCGCTATGACTACCTGCTGATCGAATCGACCGGCATCGGCGAACCGATGCCGGTGGCCGCCACCTTTGCCGTGCGCGATGAGGCCGGTTTCAGCCTGAGCGATATCGCGCGCCTGGACACCCTGGTGACCGTGGTCGATGGCAGTGCGTTCCTGGCTGATTTCGGTTCCACCCTGCGCCTGGCCGAGCGCGGCCAGCAGGCCGGGCCCGAGGATGACCGTGGCGTGGTGGACCTGCTGTGCGAGCAGGTGGAATTTGCCGATGTGATCGTGGTGAGCAAGTGCGATCTGGCCGATGAGCAGACCCTGCAGGACACGCTGGCGGTGCTGCGCGGGTTGAATCGCGATGCGCGCCTGCTGCTGGCCGAGCAGGGCCAGGTGCCATTGCATGAACTGCTGGATACCGGCCGTTTCGATTACGAGCGTGCCCAGCAGGCGCCGGGCTGGGTCAAGGAACTGCGTGGCGAGCACACGCCGGAGACCGAGGAATACGGCATCACCAGCTTCGTCTACCGTGCGCGCCGGCCGTTCCATCCGCTGCGTTTTTCGCGCGCGCTGCAGGGCGGGTTGAACGGGGTGATCCGCAGCAAGGGCTGGTTCTGGCTGGCCAACCGCATGGACTGGGTGGGTGAATTGAATGCAGTCGGTGCGGCCACGCGCACGCAGGCGGCGGGTTTCTGGTATGCGGCGCGCGAGCGCGTGCGTGCCGGACTGGAAGACACCACGCCGCTGCTGCCGCCTACGCCGGTACCGTATTCGGACCTGGGGTGGGCACGGCAGCAGGCGCAGTGCTGGAGCGCCCCGTTGCCGACGCCGGAGGAATACGGGCAACAAGGTGGCTACGGCACCCTGGCGCAGCTGTGGCATCCGCTGTGGGGGGACCGCCGGCAGGAACTGGTGGTGATCGGCGTGCACATGGATGAAGCCTCGGTGCGCGGTGAACTGGATGCCTGCCTGTTGAACGATATCGAGATGCGCGCTGGGCCGTTGTTGTGGCAGCAGTTGCCGCAGGCGTTCCCGGTGTGGAAGCGGGGGCAATCGGCGGGATGA
- a CDS encoding MnmC family methyltransferase, whose amino-acid sequence MPHYTGPLLTRDSAATLQAAQAKGAVEWQGSLDLGRSQEVVALGGEGFTFRGQAYPWPGKLKDRTLYYWDGEEFAPISRFSGSLIKLVPTEWGAPTFEIDGIKMLPTSKLSPFEDARRKVELVAPAGKRLLDTCGGLGYFAACALDAGVGHIQSFEKNPDVMWLRTLNPWSPDPESAAAGGRLQFGQGDVSQQIEQIASTSVDAILHDPPRFGIAGELYSQVFYNHLARVLRKGGRLFHYTGAPNKLTSGRDVPREVATRLEKAGFKAALALDGVLGVRR is encoded by the coding sequence GTGCCCCACTACACCGGCCCCCTGCTGACCCGTGACTCTGCCGCCACCCTGCAGGCCGCCCAGGCCAAGGGTGCGGTTGAATGGCAAGGATCGCTGGATCTGGGCCGCAGCCAGGAAGTTGTGGCGCTGGGCGGCGAGGGCTTCACCTTCCGTGGCCAGGCCTACCCGTGGCCGGGCAAGCTGAAGGACCGTACGCTGTACTACTGGGATGGCGAGGAATTCGCGCCGATCTCGCGCTTCAGCGGCTCGCTCATCAAGCTGGTCCCCACCGAATGGGGCGCGCCCACCTTCGAGATCGACGGCATCAAGATGCTGCCGACGTCCAAGCTCTCCCCCTTCGAGGATGCCCGCCGCAAGGTTGAACTGGTGGCCCCGGCTGGCAAACGCCTGCTCGATACCTGCGGTGGCCTGGGCTACTTCGCCGCCTGTGCGCTGGACGCCGGTGTCGGCCACATCCAATCGTTCGAGAAGAACCCGGATGTGATGTGGCTGCGCACGCTCAACCCGTGGTCACCCGACCCGGAATCAGCCGCCGCCGGTGGCCGCCTGCAGTTCGGCCAGGGCGATGTCTCGCAGCAGATCGAACAGATCGCCAGCACCAGCGTCGATGCCATCCTGCACGACCCGCCACGCTTCGGTATCGCGGGGGAACTGTACTCGCAGGTGTTCTACAACCACCTCGCCCGCGTGCTGCGCAAGGGCGGCCGGCTGTTCCACTACACCGGCGCGCCGAACAAGCTGACCAGCGGCCGCGATGTACCGCGCGAAGTGGCCACGCGCCTGGAAAAGGCCGGGTTCAAGGCGGCGCTGGCGCTGGATGGGGTGCTGGGCGTGCGGCGCTGA
- a CDS encoding metal/formaldehyde-sensitive transcriptional repressor, with amino-acid sequence MAHTHKNKKQLLTRVRRLGGQVSALETALEQGGDCADVLVQVAAVRGAAHSLLMELLHDHLQEHVVAAEDPQVRADEAQVLVELLKRYGR; translated from the coding sequence ATGGCACATACCCACAAGAACAAGAAACAGCTGCTCACCCGCGTCCGCCGTCTGGGCGGCCAGGTGTCGGCCCTGGAAACCGCGCTGGAGCAGGGCGGCGACTGCGCCGACGTGCTGGTGCAGGTGGCCGCCGTGCGCGGCGCCGCCCACAGCCTGCTGATGGAACTGCTGCACGACCACCTGCAGGAACACGTGGTGGCCGCCGAGGACCCGCAGGTACGGGCGGACGAGGCCCAGGTGCTGGTGGAACTGCTCAAGCGCTACGGGCGCTAG